ATGATCAATCTAACATCTTACATAGGCACCTTGGGAGAGAACACCAGTGGGCTCTGCTGCTTTGGAAAGGCCTGAAATGAGCCTTGCCACCTGAGCCTTGCCAATTGACAGCATTGAGAAATTTATATTGACAAGATAGTGTGTCCCAAAACTTGCCTACTCTTCTGTTACACACTCAAAGTTTGAACTTTTTTTCACAAGTTGGCAAAATGGGATGCATCGAGTGTCTGgagcactgtaaaaaataattctgtggcttagtaaatattacagaaatttttaactttattaacttaataaaatctctgaatatcgtgtacttgattgtttgagttaaacataccaaaataattcagtaaaaatccaacagttcattttatctaaaatttacagatatatttaagttgttttcaataaaattatttagtatttgactaaccaattatttctttataatatacttaatatacttgtgaaatttctatcaaaatatttgagagtgttgaattaaactgatctgtttcaagaaacaaaaatattacttaattcaaatcaatattattaatatatttaacacacaatttgagtaagtttactccattaaaacaatgcacccctcccccaccctctgacgtgacgacaactcgacggttggttgagtcagtgagcgcgggcagtttgaactctccagtctccagacaacagctctcttctcagcatcgcagatttggtgcatttcctcagtgaaattcaggtttgtgtatgttttattttatctataaaatctttactgtgctttaaatcatatttaatgcaaaacaacatacagaggcgtaattcgacacctaaaagagtcgcgcctgtctttttgcatgattgaaatgctttgcataaacacatgacttcattcctaatgataataaatataattattatcctttggatgataaaatgtcctcagaactgtcactgtttgtttattggcaggttatgtcagtcactcgcagtatctatcggctgtgagtgaaacgcaggacggcggtatgaagttcaaagttcacccgcagaggcgagtccgtctccggcacgaggaccagcgctgattcggtggatattgggttgatttgattacacttgaattaggctacctgaatttttaaatatttaatttttacttataaaatgtttgttaaatgagtttaaatgtaggcaatattgtatacagtgtaaaatgtgctgtattactgtactcattgacaataaaggccaatgtcatgtatactggtggttgtgaGGAGTACTatttttacaaaggtttagagaaaataaaaagttaatattactcattcataaaaacagttaatattactcataaatattgtttttaaatgtttaaatgttcaattatttctactcaattttatttgttaatgtaccagatgcagttactcagatttacttaatttttttacttgcatttactcaattcatacagtatattttattgatttcacagctttaaaatttacttaatttttttgagtgtaaaaatgtttcaccaataaaattgagtaaataatagttaaacttttacAGTGAGTGCAGAAACATACACAGATAGTCAGCTATAGAAAGGCTGGCATGGTAGTTAAAGGTTCCAGATTTAAATGACTGTAATGATACCCGTGTAGCTTTTAGACTTTGGCTGGGACGATGCTATTTTGTGATAGCAGATACTGCTTGGCCAAACTTGAATATGCTGCCTTATTCCGAAATTAACTAAAAAATTCACCTCTCTCTAGAATTTGTTCTAGACAAAACATTCAAGAAATATTCCACATGAGCAAACTCTTTAATTTGCTTTTGGGTACCACTTCATTAAAACtattaaagtttaataaaaatatagtgtTTAATGCTATAAATGTGTTTTGCTTTTAATTATATGAATGTTTTAATCTTTTTCAATGTTCCTAATGATGTGATGATGATTTATGGTCACCAGCCACAAGCCCTGTGAATGCGAGCGTGACTGTGGATGTTGTCCCTGTCGCTGGACGTCTTGAGGTTACTTTGGCAACCTGCACAACTTCTAGTACGAAGCCTGCTGCTGAGGTCTCATGGAATTTGGGTGCTTTATCTGATTCTGTGAAGGTATCGACAAACACTGAGAAACATTTAGATGGGACGTTCACAGTCACAAGCAGTCTGATTGCAGCTCCAACTGTACAGATGAATCAACAACATGTCCAGTGTTTGATCAAACATGTTACAATGAAAGAGGAACTACAAGTTGATCACAAGATCACTGTACACTGTAAGTGGCATGAGCCTTTACAAGATAACCTAAATATTTCACACCCTTAGCAAATTGTCTTGTGTGCTTGTTACTGCAGTGTCATTAAACAGTGTGTGTAGACATCTGAATCTGAAAAAGTGTATCAGTTTTTAGTGGGTTCTCTGTCATTTAAAGGTCACTTCCTGCCTCAGCTTGTTAACAGTAattgataattaaataataagtgccattaaaatgacaaaaccatAAACAGAGGCCCTTTGgataaaaatgtgattaaaaaaagtttaagcaTAAATAATATTAGTAGTTTTTAATGTGGTAAAACATTGTCagatatttatttagtattaccttgtgaaaaataagcacactttagcatacatttaaaaagagttcttattacaaaaagaatacaatttaaaatacacttaagtgtgaactgaataaTATTTGCAGACAATTAACATGATgtaatttacaattaaataaaatgtatacttactgtaataatttaataattctatTGTCtttaaaacattgttaaaattaaTTGCTTACAAACATCTACGgtaatctaaaatgtattttgtctttGTATGTCTTTTCTATTTAGACTTGTaggtcatgtatttaaatatgcaataatacatttgcataaaTGAAATTGCAGTTTGGTGCacttaaatatattaactttaaatattattacaattgttgATTTATCTGTTTATCCAGGAGTTGACAGATGTATTTGATTTATTCACTGATTATTGACTTATCAGTTGAAATGATTACACAAATGTACAGAAGCAAAGTTCACTTTTGGCAGTTAGTGGAGACTTGGTAAACCACCTGAATTTGTCTAGAATGATTGTAATTGGCATATAAGTGAAATCTTTGCAGTcacatgtgtgtgtttctgtgttttaaaGATCCACCTCAGCTGGTCTATGTGACACCTTTCAACAATCTCTCTAATGCTGAGGTGTATCAGTGTGAGGCAGAAGCCAATCCTTCAGCTACACACTTCAGCTGGCACAGGTATAAAATCTAACatgccacaaaaaataaaaaataaataaaagattaataattattatatataattctaatggaatCATCTTTGAATCAATAGTACCTGAAAATCATAGCATAAAAAACAAATAGAGGATGTTTCATTATATTTCATCAAACAATTACAGATTCTGCAAGATGTAACAACTGCAGATCCTTGCACATCCCTAACATGTAATACATGCCAAAAAATTAAGCAATACATACACAAAATAGGAAGTAGGAAACAGCTAGGCATAATTCAAAAAGTGCTGAGAGTGATCTATAAATGTCAAGATCAAATCATTGAggttaatttgcatttatttggttTGCAGATGTTCTTCACAAACTGACACACAGAATATGTGCATTATGTAAGTCAGCTTGTGAAGAATGCATCTGAAAAGTCAGCAAATTACTGTTGTTAACGTTTATGTCCAGAACGACTTGAAAAAGTTAGCAAAACATActaggttttgttttgaaatttaGGCCCTATACTCATTCTTTTGCCCGTCTGACTTTGTATTCTTTGCTCTTGTTCATGGAGTAGCACACACCAGACTATCCCTAACGATGCCATTAAAGCAGAAGGAAATAAACTCTACTTCTTGAAACTGACGTCTGACCTCACTGGCCTGTATATCTGTGAGGCTTCAAACGAGTATGGTAAAGGAATCGGCTCACTCTACTGGCAAAAAGGTCAGAAGTGAAAGCTTGTGTGCATGTTTTGATGAAAGAAGATACACCAGTTTGTTTAGACTACATTGCTTATCATGTTATCTCTTTTTTTAGGAGAGAAGACAGAAGACAATCATTCTGAGCTCTGAGTCCTTTATACTGGATGCAATTCCATATTTTCTCAGTGTCATCAGAGTCCCTTTAAGGAAATTCAGGAATAAAAGCTGGCGGCAATTTTATTATTCTTCTTAAATCcaaattatatttacaaaatatttttcaggCAAGCAAAGATAGTCCACATGAACATTGTAGAGCTGCTCTTTTAATTCACAGTGCCTATCAACAACGTGACTTTTAACTGAAAGGAACTATAACATATTTCCATATTGAGCATTATGCTTTCTCCCatctactgtatgtatgtgtggacCATCTGCTTTGCATAGATTCTTAACATtaaattttattaacttatttgttTACTTAACTTAAATTAACTTATTTGTATACACACAAACAATACAACGATATATTTATATTAGCAGATGTAGAaggaattacattttacaatgccTTAGTTTGAGGGTtgttaaactatttttatttaccattaTGAAACACTGACAAAGATTAACAGACAAACAGTCAGAACAACTTCATGGGTGCAATTATTGGTCTCCTTTCTTCTTGATTTTaagtagaaaaatatatatttaaaattaaactagagtaaaataaaagttatgcctgAATAGAAGTCAatatgagtgtatatatatatatatatatatatattgtatatatatattgtgtgtgtgtgtgtgtgtgtgtgtatgtaatcaCACATGTactttatatattcatttatacatatatagACATAATTATCAATCAACATGTATCCAAATATGCATACTCGTATTCGTACGATTAGATAGGTATGATAACACATAACCCCGTCCCCCATTAATAAACATGTGCTCCTCTCCTCATTTTATTTTGACTTGTACATAATCAGTTTTCGCCAGTGTCTTTCAAAAGTCTCTTTACAATTTCAGTTTAAATGTCAGTCTTtccatattttatatttctgtcaCAGTCTGTTGccattgtattttcattttgcaatttGATGAAGCCATAGATGGGGGATgagatttattgttatttttttttactgctatTAGTAGAATcctcattaaatatttattacttttgttcATTGGATCCGGTATATATCCCAGGTATAGAATCTCATGCTCTAAGATGTCCCGTATAATTGCATGTAGTTCTTCTAAAAACACCTTTAAAATTGCACAAGACCAAACAGATATGTACATGTTCAGTTGATAAAGTCCCACATTGCCTCCAGCAAGATTCTTGACTTGTGTCTCCCGTTTGTTTAGCTTTCAGTTTTGGAGTAATAATGAAATGTATTGTAAGCTCTGGAATTGTTGTCACACATGTATGGATGTATGGATCTACATTTCTTTTCGCCATTTTCCTTTAAGATACTTAGAGTTGTATTTCATATATTGGATACAGGATATTTATGCTTTCATAAATATGCTTTTCAGAGGGGGTTGTTGGTCCATCTTTTATTTGCCATGTCATAATGTCTAACTTTCTCCAGGCTATGGGtcgtattaatttcttaaaatcttGAATTTACCCTCTTATCGGATTGAGAATGCAGTTATTCCCTTGTGAGCCCAACTGAAACCTTTTATTTAGCTGGCCAGGGAGAAATTGTGAATCAGAACCAATCCAACCTAATATCCTCAACTGGTGTTAAATTCTAGTTTACATTTCCTTATCAGCTAGTAGCATTCATCTAGTTCACTTTTTGTCAGCTGACTTTTCAgttatctgtgttaatgttatatTATCACCTAGAAGTGACTGAATAGGGATTGGTGTTTCAGACATTTCTAGttgtttccattttgaaatatagCTAGAATCGCACAAACAAACTACATTTCTTAACTGAGCAGCACTAGTCTTGCAAGAAAGGTAGGGACCTTCCCCCTTGTTCTTTTGCTAATTGTAAAGTTATGAATTTAATCCATGTTTTTCAAAATTGTACTGTTCCAAATAAATCCTTAAATTATTCTTTCCCAATCATGTAACTGTTTCAGAGGAATTTGAACCGGAAGGCCTGGAATCAGTAGCATCCGGGGTACTATATTCATTTTAACTGATTCTATTCTTTTACTCATATCTAGAGGAAGCAATTTCCATTTATTCACATCTGATTTATTGTCTTGTTTATAAttgataatataattaattttctataactttttttttttttgtataactgCCCCTAAATAGTTAATACTCTGAAAATTCCATTTAAAGTTTAGTTCCTTATTCAAAgcctgagaaagagagaaattaaAAGCCAAAATTTGTGTTTTGTGTATGTTCAATTAGTAACCAGAAAGGTTCCCAAATACCTTAAGGGAGGAACAGTTTTGGTATACAATAATCAGGGTTACACCGATATTTCAAGAATTGTCAGCATAAATGTTGATCTTCTCTTCTACACTTATGTATATTATACCTTGTATTAACATCTTAGTCCCCTAGTATCTTAAGTCCAAGTGTTAATGATCAAAAGGGGCGTCCAACTCTCCAGGGGTTTGCCTGTCGATGCACACAAGAGGAAGATTTGTAAGTGTCACCATGAAACGCTCCATGTTAACTTGAGATGCATTAGGCATCACTTGCACAGGCGGATTTCTACCACAAGTGCTATTTAAAGTCATGACTGATATGTCACTATATGGAGTAAACAGCACTGTACAAGTTTCAGTCTCCGTAAATAGAATTGAGATTTTAATCATAACAACGATGAAGACCGAACCAacatgatctcatgagaatactgtacatgtgtatttttacattaaatgtggttctaccacacctacatttacttatgttttcatgcacataaacacatacataacTTTAAGGACCAACCAacaagaactaaacagacagggtttttaaaCACATGGGATGTAATCAGATAGAACAGAAACAGGTGGGGAGTAATCAATTAACTGAACAAgaaaaggaacatgaccaaataaggaaactcaaaAGGAACAGAAGTCCATAACTGTGACAATATCACAGTCACAAATATTTTCACACTGAGCATTGATTTTACCTTTGCTCTCATTATGTGCACACAGTTCATTGAATGTTTACAGCAACAGTGCATATAGCTGGTTTCCAGTTTGGCTTGTTTTGCACAATGCACATGCCAACACAACTACAGGTACAGGGCCACATCAAAAGTGTGTCTTCTGTATGATCTTTGAAACATTCATCCTGGAGAAGTTGCTCATGAGGCTTTCCAGAGAAGAGTAATacaatcatttataaaaatatttttaaataatttatatcatgatcacattaatatatattataatggagAGGAATACTCTCATGATGATTCAGTATTCATTGGTTTAAAAGagaaaaggaataaaaaataacaaactgTTGAGATAGAACATATTTTTCTTCTGTTTGTCCAGAAGTCTTCAATGAGAACATCAACACTCCATTTTAAGCAAACTTACATGCCCAGTATTtatcaataaaaactaaaatgtttaatcttatgtattttttatttaaccataTCAGCAGCAGTGGCTATATTCCTGGCAAGAGGAAACATTTCAATTTCACTATTCAGTCATATCTAAAATGATCAATCTAACATCTTACATAGGCACCTTGGGAGAGAACACCAGTGGGCTCTGCTGCTTTGGAAAGGCCTGAAATGAGCCTTGCCACCTGAGCCTTGCCAATTGACAGCATTGAGAAATTTATATTGACAAGATAGTGTGTCCCAAAACTTGCCTACTCTTCTGTTACACACTCAAAGTTTGAACTTTTTTTCACAAGTTGGCAAAATGGGATGCATCGAGTGTCTGGAGTGCAGAAACATACACAGATAGTCAGCTATAGAAAGGCTGGCATGGTAGTTAAAGGTTCCAGATTTAAATGACTGTAATGATACCCGTGTAGCTTTTAGACTTTGGCTGGGACGATGCTATTTTGTGATAGCAGATACTGCTTGGCCAAACTTGAATATGCTGCCTTATTCCGAAATTAACTAAAAAATTCACCTCTCTCTAGAATTTGTTCTAGACAAAACATTCAAGAAATATTCCACATGAGCAAACTCTTTAATTTGCTTTTGGGTACCACTTCATTAAAACtattaaagtttaataaaaatatagtgtTTAATGCTATAAATGTGTTTTGCTTTTAATTATATGAATGTTTTAATCTTTTTCAATGTTCCTAATGATGTGATGATGATTTATGGTCACCAGCCACAAGCCCTGTGAATGCGAGCGTGACTGTGGATGTTGTCCCTGTCGCTGGACGTCTTGAGGTTACTTTGGCAACCTGCACAACTTCTAGTACGAAGCCTGCTGCTGAGGTCTCATGGAATTTGGGTGCTTTATCTGATTCTGTGAAGGTATCGACAAACACTGAGAAACATTTAGATGGGACGTTCACAGTCACAAGCAGTCTGATTGCAGCTCCAACTGTACAGATGAATCAACAACATGTCCAGTGTTTGATCAAACATGTTACAATGAAAGAGGAACTACAAGTTGATCACAAGATCACTGTACACTGTAAGTGGCATGAGCCTTTACAAGATAACCTAAATATTTCACACCCTTAGCAAATTGTCTTGTGTGCTTGTTACTGCAGTGTCATTAAACAGTGTGTGTAGACATCTGAATCTGAAAAAGTGTATCAGTTTTTAGTGGGTTCTCTGTCATTTAAAGGTCACTTCCTGCCTCAGCTTGTTAACAGTAattgataattaaataataagtgccattaaaatgacaaaaccatAAACAGAGGCCCTTTGgataaaaatgtgattaaaaaaagtttaagcaTAAATAATATTAGTAGTTTTTAATGTGGTAAAAGATTGtcagttatttatttagtattaccttgtgaaaaataagcacactttagcatacatttaaaaagagttcttattacaaaaagaatacaatttaaaatacacttaagtgtgaactgaataaTATTTGCAGACAATCAACATGATGTTTTACTGCTATTAGTAGAATcctcattaaatatttattacttttgttcATTGGATCCGGTATATATCCCAGGTATAGAATCTCATGCTCTAAGATGTCCCGTATAATTGCATGTAGTTCTTCTAAAAACACCTTTAAAATTGCACAAGACCAAACAGATATGTACATGTTCAGTTGATAAAGTCCCACATTGCCTCCAGCAAGATTCTTGACTTGTGTCTCCCGTTTGTTTAGCTTTCAGTTTTGGAGTAATAATGAAATGTATTGTAAGCTCTGGAATTGTTGTCACACATGTATGGATGTATGGATCTACATTTCTTTTCGCCATTTTCCTTTAAGATACTTAGAGTTGTATTTCATATATTGGATACAGGATATTTATGCTTTCATAAATATGCTTTTCAGAGGGGGGTGTTGGTCCATCTTTTATTTGCCATGTCATAATGTCTAACTTTCTCCAGGCTATGGGtcgtattaatttcttaaaatcttGAATTTACCCTCTTATCGGATTGAGAATGCAGTTATTCCCTTGTGAGCCCAACTGAAACCTTTTATTTAGCTGGCCAGGGAGAAATTGTGAATCAGAACCAATCCAACCTAATATCCTCAACTGGTGTTAAATTCTAGTTTACATTTCCTTATCAGCTAGTAGCATTCATCTAGTTCACTTTTTGTCAGCTGACTTTTCAgttatctgtgttaatgttatatTATCACCTAGAAGTGACTGAATAGGGATTGGTGTTTCAGACATTTCTAGttgtttccattttgaaatatagCTAGAATCGCACAAACAAACTACATTTCTTAACTGAGCAGCACTAGTCTTGCAAGAAAGGTAGGGACCTTCCCCCTTTTTCTTTTGCTAATTGTAAAGTTATGAATTTAATCCATGTTTTTCAAAATTGTACTGTTCCAAATAAatccttaaattattattaattattattaattttttttttttttttttttgtataactgCCCCTAAATAGTTAATACTCTGAAAGTTCAATTTAAAGTTTAGTTCCTTATTCAAAgcctgagaaagagagaaattaaAAGCCAAAATTTGTATTTTGTGTATGTTCAATTAGTAACCAGAAAGGTTCCCAAATACCTTAAGGGAGGAACAGTTTTGGTATACAATAATCAGGGTTACACCGATATTTCAAGAATTCTCAGCATAAATGTTGATCTTCTCTTCTACACTTATGTATATTATACCTTGTATTAACATCTTAGTCCCCTAGTATCTTAAGTCCAAGTGTTAATGATCAAAAGGGGCGTCCAACTCACCAGGGGTTTGCCTGTCGATGCACACAAGAGGAAGATTTGTAAGTGTCACCAGGAAACGCTGGTTTCCAGTTTGGCTTGTTTTGCACAATGCACATGCCAACACAACTACAGGTACAGGGCCACATCAAAAGTGTGTCTTCTGTATGATCTTTGAAACATTCATCCTGGAGAAGTTGCTCATGAGGCTTTCCAGAGAAGAGTAATACAATCATttataaaaagatttttaaataatttatatcatgatcacattaatatatattataatggagAGGAATACTCTCATGATGATTCAGTATTCATTGGTTTAAAAGagaaaaggaataaaaaataacaaactgTTGAGATAGAACATATTTTTCTTCTGTTTGTCCAGAAGTCTTCAATGAGAACATCAACACTCCATTTTAAGCAAACTTACATGCCCAGTATTtatcaataaaaactaaaatgttcaatcttatgtattttttatttaaccatgTCAGCAGCAGTGGCTATATTCCTGGCAAGAGGAAACATTTCAATTTCACTATTCAGTCATATCTAAAATGATCAATCTAATATCTTACATAGGCTGAATCCATCTTAAGGCAATATGTCTATTCAATTTGATTTTCCCTTGCAGCAAAACCACAAACGCAGTGATGCAAGTGTGTTAGCAAATGAAACACACTTCCTTCTGTGGAAATGCCACCAGTaaaagttttgtttgtgtttcctTCTATTTCTGTTCTCCTGCCTTAGTTCGTCCCTTTGACCTACGTAGTTTCCTGTGTTCAGTAACTTATTAGTTCTTGTTGGTATAAACTCCCCTCGTTTAGTTCTCTGTCTGTTGTGGGTTATGCTTTTGCTTTGCATTTCCTCTTTTAGTTTCCCTAGCTGTGGATTTAAAGATGCTGTGTTAAACTTCTCTTCTTCATGTGTGCTTATACTTGGCTTAAGCAATCTGTGAGACCTGCCCACAGGCCACAGAGAGAGACCACTAAATGGTCTAGTGTCTAAATGGCAGCATGAAATATGAGTTACTAAGCAGACAGAACCGAAACTGTACTGATGCTCTGACCACAGATCTGACTGTAGCATAAGCAGCATCATTTAAAGCACAGACATACACCAGTATAAATTCATAAGAGTTATGAAGCTAGCTTTTAATAAAGAGATTTACTCAGCAGACCTGGGTGTCTTTGCTTGCACCACACAGGGTACCTAGCGCTGATTCTCTTATATTTATCATTTAGGTATCAGCTTTGTTTTTCAGAtggtttcttttctcttttttttagaaagaattttttttttcccctaataTTGTTAAtactaaaactgtaatttaaatagtaataataacatttCAGAAGATCAAGGATTCGCCATTGTATATGTAGCACATTTCTCAAATTAAGTAAGTTTAATAATAAGTTTAGTATAAAATATGCTtactaatttaactaatttaagtACAAGTTTTTAGGTTGctgtacaaaaaaatatattttcttttttcttacatTTGTTTTACATCGAAAAGTTTGTCGTGTAAACCCCATTCTGCATGC
The genomic region above belongs to Carassius carassius chromosome 11, fCarCar2.1, whole genome shotgun sequence and contains:
- the si:ch211-214p13.3 gene encoding nectin-3-like protein translates to MFSRRFITMTVVYFLLSSGTKATSPVNASVTVDVVPVAGRLEVTLATCTTSSTKPAAEVSWNLGALSDSVKVSTNTEKHLDGTFTVTSSLIAAPTVQMNQQHVQCLIKHVTMKEELQVDHKITVHYPPQLVYVTPFNNLSNAEVYQCEAEANPSATHFSWHSTHQTIPNDAIKAEGNKLYFLKLTSDLTGLYICEASNEYGKGIGSLYWQKGEKTEDNHSEL